The following proteins are encoded in a genomic region of Arachis ipaensis cultivar K30076 chromosome B02, Araip1.1, whole genome shotgun sequence:
- the LOC107625609 gene encoding delta-1-pyrroline-5-carboxylate synthase isoform X2 produces the protein MEPLQNGMSLFLSSNPSDLPNPNGLNYQSLSDSDYLDNMDPSRTFVTKVKRLIVKVGTAVVTRSDGRLALGRLGSLCEQLKELNTQGYEVILVTSGAVGLGRQRLRYRRLANSSFADLQKPQGEFDGKACAAVGQSSLMALYDTMFSQLDVTSSQLLVNDGFFRDSGFRKQLSDTVNSLLDLRVIPIFNENDAVSTRKAPYEDSSGIFWDNDSLAGLLALELKADLLVLLSDVEGLYSGPPSDPKSKLIHTYVKEKHQGEITFGDKSRLGRGGMTAKVNAAVCAAYAGTPVIITSGYATNNIIRVLQGERIGTVFHKDAHLWSSIKEVSARDMAVAARESSRRLQVLNSEERRKILLAVADALEKNEGMIRVENEADVAAAEAAGYERSLISRLTLKPEKISTLVRSVRMLADMEEPIGQILKRTELADKLILEKISCPLGVLLVIFESRPDALVQIAALAIRSGNGLLLKGGKEARRSNAVLHKVITSVMPETVSDKLIGLVTSREEIPDLLKLDDVIDLVVPRGSNKLVSQIKESTKIPVLGHADGICHVYVDKSADINMAKQIVRDAKTDYPAACNAMETLLVHKDLINNGGLDELVFELRREGVQLYGGPTASALLNIVETSSFHHEYSSLACTVEIVDDVYAAIEHIHQHGSAHTECIVTEDCKVAETFLRQVDSAAVFHNASTRFCDGARFGLGAEVGISTSRIHARGPVGVEGLLTNRWILRGNGQVVDGDRGMNYTHKELPLKA, from the exons GTTGGAACAGCTGTTGTTACTAGAAGTGATGGAAGATTAGCACTGGGAAGACTTGGTTCTCTCTGCGAGCAA CTTAAAGAACTAAACACACAAGGCTATGAAGTTATATTGGTGACTTCAGGTGCTGTTGGTCTTGGCCGCCAAAGGCTTAGATATCGGAGATTGGCCAATAGCAG CTTTGCTGATCTTCAAAAGCCTCAAGGTGAGTTTGATGGAAAAGCATGTGCAGCTGTTGGGCAGAGCAGTCTCATGGCTCTATACGATACCATGTTCAGCCAG CTTGATGTGACTTCTTCCCAACTTCTTGTGAATGATGGGTTTTTTAGGGATTCAGGCTTTAGAAAACAACTGTCTGACACAGTGAACTCGTTATTAGATTTAAGGGTTATCCCCATTTTCAATGAAAATGATGCTGTTAGTACCAGGAAGGCACCATATGAG GATTCATCTGGTATTTTCTGGGACAATGACAGTTTGGCGGGTCTATTAGCTCTTGAACTTAAAGCCGATCTCCTTGTTTTATTGAGTGATGTTGAGGGCCTTTATAGTGGTCCTCCAAGTGATCCGAAATCGAAGCTAATTCACACATATGTGAAAGAGAAACATCAAGGAGAAATTACTTTTGGAGATAAGTCAAGATTGGGCAGGGGTGGCATGACTGCTAAAGTTAATGCCGCCGTTTGTGCTGCTTATGCTGGCACCCCGGTGATCATAACTAG TGGCTATGCCACAAATAACATCATACGTGTGCTTCAAGGGGAAAGAATAGGTACTGTCTTTCATAAAGATGCACATTTGTGGTCTAGCATAAAGGAAGTGAGTGCGCGTGACATGGCAGTTGCTGCACGGGAGAGTTCTAGACGACTTCAG GTCCTAAATTCTGAAGAAAGGAGGAAAATATTGCTGGCAGTAGCTGATGCATTGGAGAAAAATGAGGGTATGATAAGGGTTGAGAACGAGGCAGATGTTGCTGCTGCTGAGGCAGCTGGATATGAAAGATCTTTGATATCTCGTTTGACCCTAAAGCCTGAGAAG ATCTCTACTCTTGTAAGGTCTGTTCGCATGCTGGCAGACATGGAAGAACCTATTGGTCAGATTTTGAAGAGAACTGAG CTAGCTGATAAACTCATCTTGGAGAAAATATCATGTCCATTGGGAGTACTCCTGGTTATATTTGAGTCTCGACCTGATGCCCTTGTTCAG ATAGCTGCATTGGCAATTCGAAGTGGGAATGGTTTACTTCTTAAAGGTGGAAAGGAAGCCCGGCGATCAAATGCTGTCTTACACAAG gTGATTACTTCAGTCATGCCCGAAACTGTCAGTGACAAACTTATTGGGCTTGTGACTTCAAGAGAAGAAATTCCAGATCTTCTCAAG CTGGATGATGTGATAGATCTTGTCGTCCCCAGAGGCAGTAATAAACTTGTTTCTCAAATAAAGGAGTCAACAAAAATTCCTGTTCTTGGTCATGCtg ATGGAATTTGCCATGTTTATGTTGACAAATCTGCTGATATTAATATGGCAAAGCAGATTGTTAGGGATGCAAAGACTGATTATCCTGCAGCCTGCAATGCAATG GAAACTCTACTTGTACACAAGGATCTGATAAACAATGGTGGACTTGATGAGCTTGTTTTTGAACTTCGACGTGAAG GTGTTCAACTGTATGGTGGACCAACAGCCAGTGCCTTACTAAATATTGTGGAAACGAGCTCTTTTCATCATGAGTATAGTTCACTTGCTTGCACGGTCGAAATTGTTGACGATGTATATGCTGCCATTGAACacatacatcaacatggaag TGCTCATACTGAATGCATTGTTACTGAAGACTGTAAAGTCGCTGAAACTTTCTTACGACAAGTTGACAG TGCTGCTGTATTCCACAATGCAAGTACAAGGTTCTGTGATGGAGCAAGATTTGGGCTTGGTGCAGAG GTCGGAATCAGTACAAGTCGAATTCATGCTCGTGGTCCTGTAGGAGTTGAGGGTTTGTTAACAAACAGATG GATACTAAGAGGAAATGGTCAGGTTGTAGATGGCGATCGAggaatgaattacactcataaAGAACTGCCACTAAAAGCATAA
- the LOC107625609 gene encoding delta-1-pyrroline-5-carboxylate synthase isoform X1, with protein sequence MDSITPDPTRAFVKNIKRVVVKVGTAVVTRSDGRLALGRLGSLCEQLKELNTQGYEVILVTSGAVGLGRQRLRYRRLANSSFADLQKPQGEFDGKACAAVGQSSLMALYDTMFSQLDVTSSQLLVNDGFFRDSGFRKQLSDTVNSLLDLRVIPIFNENDAVSTRKAPYEDSSGIFWDNDSLAGLLALELKADLLVLLSDVEGLYSGPPSDPKSKLIHTYVKEKHQGEITFGDKSRLGRGGMTAKVNAAVCAAYAGTPVIITSGYATNNIIRVLQGERIGTVFHKDAHLWSSIKEVSARDMAVAARESSRRLQVLNSEERRKILLAVADALEKNEGMIRVENEADVAAAEAAGYERSLISRLTLKPEKISTLVRSVRMLADMEEPIGQILKRTELADKLILEKISCPLGVLLVIFESRPDALVQIAALAIRSGNGLLLKGGKEARRSNAVLHKVITSVMPETVSDKLIGLVTSREEIPDLLKLDDVIDLVVPRGSNKLVSQIKESTKIPVLGHADGICHVYVDKSADINMAKQIVRDAKTDYPAACNAMETLLVHKDLINNGGLDELVFELRREGVQLYGGPTASALLNIVETSSFHHEYSSLACTVEIVDDVYAAIEHIHQHGSAHTECIVTEDCKVAETFLRQVDSAAVFHNASTRFCDGARFGLGAEVGISTSRIHARGPVGVEGLLTNRWILRGNGQVVDGDRGMNYTHKELPLKA encoded by the exons ATGGACTCCATCACCCCTGATCCCACTCGAGCTTTCGTTAAGAATATCAAACGTGTTGTCGtcaag GTTGGAACAGCTGTTGTTACTAGAAGTGATGGAAGATTAGCACTGGGAAGACTTGGTTCTCTCTGCGAGCAA CTTAAAGAACTAAACACACAAGGCTATGAAGTTATATTGGTGACTTCAGGTGCTGTTGGTCTTGGCCGCCAAAGGCTTAGATATCGGAGATTGGCCAATAGCAG CTTTGCTGATCTTCAAAAGCCTCAAGGTGAGTTTGATGGAAAAGCATGTGCAGCTGTTGGGCAGAGCAGTCTCATGGCTCTATACGATACCATGTTCAGCCAG CTTGATGTGACTTCTTCCCAACTTCTTGTGAATGATGGGTTTTTTAGGGATTCAGGCTTTAGAAAACAACTGTCTGACACAGTGAACTCGTTATTAGATTTAAGGGTTATCCCCATTTTCAATGAAAATGATGCTGTTAGTACCAGGAAGGCACCATATGAG GATTCATCTGGTATTTTCTGGGACAATGACAGTTTGGCGGGTCTATTAGCTCTTGAACTTAAAGCCGATCTCCTTGTTTTATTGAGTGATGTTGAGGGCCTTTATAGTGGTCCTCCAAGTGATCCGAAATCGAAGCTAATTCACACATATGTGAAAGAGAAACATCAAGGAGAAATTACTTTTGGAGATAAGTCAAGATTGGGCAGGGGTGGCATGACTGCTAAAGTTAATGCCGCCGTTTGTGCTGCTTATGCTGGCACCCCGGTGATCATAACTAG TGGCTATGCCACAAATAACATCATACGTGTGCTTCAAGGGGAAAGAATAGGTACTGTCTTTCATAAAGATGCACATTTGTGGTCTAGCATAAAGGAAGTGAGTGCGCGTGACATGGCAGTTGCTGCACGGGAGAGTTCTAGACGACTTCAG GTCCTAAATTCTGAAGAAAGGAGGAAAATATTGCTGGCAGTAGCTGATGCATTGGAGAAAAATGAGGGTATGATAAGGGTTGAGAACGAGGCAGATGTTGCTGCTGCTGAGGCAGCTGGATATGAAAGATCTTTGATATCTCGTTTGACCCTAAAGCCTGAGAAG ATCTCTACTCTTGTAAGGTCTGTTCGCATGCTGGCAGACATGGAAGAACCTATTGGTCAGATTTTGAAGAGAACTGAG CTAGCTGATAAACTCATCTTGGAGAAAATATCATGTCCATTGGGAGTACTCCTGGTTATATTTGAGTCTCGACCTGATGCCCTTGTTCAG ATAGCTGCATTGGCAATTCGAAGTGGGAATGGTTTACTTCTTAAAGGTGGAAAGGAAGCCCGGCGATCAAATGCTGTCTTACACAAG gTGATTACTTCAGTCATGCCCGAAACTGTCAGTGACAAACTTATTGGGCTTGTGACTTCAAGAGAAGAAATTCCAGATCTTCTCAAG CTGGATGATGTGATAGATCTTGTCGTCCCCAGAGGCAGTAATAAACTTGTTTCTCAAATAAAGGAGTCAACAAAAATTCCTGTTCTTGGTCATGCtg ATGGAATTTGCCATGTTTATGTTGACAAATCTGCTGATATTAATATGGCAAAGCAGATTGTTAGGGATGCAAAGACTGATTATCCTGCAGCCTGCAATGCAATG GAAACTCTACTTGTACACAAGGATCTGATAAACAATGGTGGACTTGATGAGCTTGTTTTTGAACTTCGACGTGAAG GTGTTCAACTGTATGGTGGACCAACAGCCAGTGCCTTACTAAATATTGTGGAAACGAGCTCTTTTCATCATGAGTATAGTTCACTTGCTTGCACGGTCGAAATTGTTGACGATGTATATGCTGCCATTGAACacatacatcaacatggaag TGCTCATACTGAATGCATTGTTACTGAAGACTGTAAAGTCGCTGAAACTTTCTTACGACAAGTTGACAG TGCTGCTGTATTCCACAATGCAAGTACAAGGTTCTGTGATGGAGCAAGATTTGGGCTTGGTGCAGAG GTCGGAATCAGTACAAGTCGAATTCATGCTCGTGGTCCTGTAGGAGTTGAGGGTTTGTTAACAAACAGATG GATACTAAGAGGAAATGGTCAGGTTGTAGATGGCGATCGAggaatgaattacactcataaAGAACTGCCACTAAAAGCATAA